Proteins from a genomic interval of Schistocerca piceifrons isolate TAMUIC-IGC-003096 chromosome 3, iqSchPice1.1, whole genome shotgun sequence:
- the LOC124789481 gene encoding transcription factor Adf-1-like, which produces MDVERLINNVRERPVLWDQKNKYYRSSDFVRQAWNEIAEDCGTDSEVLKNKWKNLRDTFRSELKKTRAERSGDEGSTPPFQSNWPWSELMTFLTDIMTPRKTKTNVHHSKRTVSQHDDAHDDVPFSPALTERESVCFT; this is translated from the exons ATGGACGTCGAAAGACTAATTAACAATGTACGTGAACGCCCCGTGTTGTGggaccagaaaaataaatattaccgcAGTAGTGATTTTGTTCGTCAAGCATGGAATGAAATAGCTGAAGATTGTGGAacagaca GCGAggtactgaagaataaatggaagaaccTACGTGACACTTTCCGCTCTGAACTCAAAAAAACTCGTGCTGAACGTTCAGGAGACGAAGGTAGCACGCCGCCTTTCCAATCCAATTGGCCGTGGTCCGAGCTAATGACCTTCCTGACTGACATAATGACGCCACGGAAGACGAAGActaatgttcatcacagtaaaagaacagtatcgcaacacgacgacgcacacgacgacgtaccattttcaccagctcttacagagagagagagtgtgtgtttcACCTGA